The following proteins come from a genomic window of Edaphobacter sp. 4G125:
- a CDS encoding alkaline phosphatase family protein, with translation MLRNVMFQLALAASVSAVAIHTNAETPKRHPVLMISIDGLRPDYVTEADKHGLKIPVLRSFLQKGAYADSVQNVSPTVTYPNHTTLVTGVSPNEHGIYNNTVFDPMGKEQSAWNWYGAQVKVPTLWQAAKASGLTTGSVLWPVTVHSRGIDYNVPEYWRTKTEYDHYLLEAVSTPSGFLEEAEKDAGPFYSGEGNLVLDEKITRTAISMIQAHHPDLVTIHIVALDHLEHAHGPFSPEANETLEQIDAKVGRIISAELRVHPDADIVITSDHGFLPVTHKMNLNAALVKAGLLTVSAGPKPHVTAWKAFAWSADGSAMVVLNDNSDKATEQQVAQLLSDLAKDPANGINQVLSRSEAAAIGVPEQAAFIVDWKSGYHMGSGLSTPLVEDTAPGGAHGYLATHPELHSSFFIVGPDIAKSKKLGTIDMRQIAPTLARELGIVLPSAKMQPLTLK, from the coding sequence TTGCTTCGCAACGTAATGTTTCAACTTGCTTTGGCTGCTTCGGTGTCGGCAGTCGCTATCCATACAAACGCCGAAACGCCAAAACGTCATCCTGTACTGATGATCTCAATCGACGGCCTGCGCCCCGACTATGTAACGGAAGCGGACAAGCACGGTCTGAAGATCCCCGTCCTGCGCTCGTTTCTGCAAAAAGGCGCGTACGCGGATAGCGTGCAGAATGTATCGCCCACGGTCACTTATCCGAATCATACGACGCTGGTGACCGGCGTTTCGCCGAACGAGCACGGCATCTACAACAACACCGTCTTCGATCCCATGGGGAAGGAGCAGAGCGCATGGAACTGGTACGGAGCGCAGGTGAAGGTTCCCACGCTTTGGCAGGCGGCAAAGGCCAGCGGCCTTACCACCGGAAGCGTTCTGTGGCCCGTCACGGTGCATTCCAGGGGAATCGACTACAACGTGCCGGAGTACTGGCGCACCAAGACGGAGTATGACCACTATCTTCTGGAGGCGGTGTCCACGCCATCCGGCTTTCTGGAAGAGGCAGAGAAAGATGCAGGTCCTTTCTACTCAGGCGAGGGCAATCTCGTTCTGGATGAAAAGATCACCAGAACCGCAATCTCCATGATCCAAGCCCACCATCCGGACCTCGTGACGATTCATATCGTCGCACTGGATCATTTGGAGCACGCGCACGGCCCCTTCAGCCCAGAAGCGAACGAGACGCTGGAGCAGATCGACGCGAAGGTCGGCCGGATCATTTCCGCGGAGCTGCGAGTCCATCCTGATGCGGACATCGTGATTACTTCGGACCACGGTTTTTTGCCGGTAACGCACAAGATGAATCTGAATGCAGCGTTGGTGAAGGCGGGACTCCTTACGGTGAGCGCGGGGCCGAAGCCTCATGTCACCGCCTGGAAGGCATTCGCCTGGAGCGCAGATGGAAGCGCTATGGTCGTGCTCAACGACAACAGCGACAAGGCAACGGAGCAGCAAGTTGCACAGCTGCTAAGTGATCTCGCGAAGGACCCTGCGAACGGAATTAATCAAGTGTTATCGCGTAGCGAGGCTGCTGCTATCGGCGTACCGGAACAGGCAGCTTTCATCGTCGATTGGAAGTCTGGCTATCACATGGGCTCAGGTCTCAGCACGCCACTGGTGGAAGACACAGCACCTGGAGGCGCTCATGGATATCTGGCAACTCATCCCGAGCTGCATTCGTCGTTCTTTATTGTGGGACCGGATATCGCCAAAAGTAAAAAGCTAGGAACAATCGATATGCGTCAGATCGCCCCAACCTTGGCGAGGGAATTGGGTATCGTCCTTCCTTCAGCAAAGATGCAACCACTTACATTGAAATAG
- a CDS encoding SGNH/GDSL hydrolase family protein, with translation MKLIYCLFAVSLIAARTVTAESFWIGTWAAAPLRAEQAHVDKVRIGEAERTIRQTIRISQGGSEVRISFTNEFGLLPLQIKNVHVAIQKSKDTIDPASDHAVTFDNLTNITIAPGGYVTSDPIKMTAPPLSSLEVSVVLPEQKIDGITFHGTAVSSTYIATGDHAQDPSIPVAEVTHSWYFLKNIQVKKEKGSAAIVAIGDSITDGSFSEYDVNHRWTDRLAERLVHNRGTKHLSVMNAGIGGNRLLHNYIGQRALDRFDRDVLSAPGVKYIVLLEGINDIGFTGKPRGKGDQITIEELIAAMKQLIDRAHAKGLEIFGATLTPYEGARYSTPEGEQMRQTMNAFIRKSGNFDGVIDFDKAVRDPGNSTALFAKYDHGDHLHPSDAGYIAMGDAIDLSLFSVNPQKANKSGD, from the coding sequence ATGAAATTAATTTATTGTCTGTTTGCGGTTAGCTTGATTGCAGCAAGGACGGTCACTGCGGAGTCCTTCTGGATTGGTACATGGGCAGCAGCACCACTTCGTGCTGAACAAGCGCATGTTGATAAAGTCAGGATAGGAGAAGCAGAAAGGACTATCCGACAGACCATTCGCATCTCGCAAGGCGGTTCTGAGGTACGCATCTCTTTTACGAATGAATTTGGCCTTCTCCCGTTACAAATCAAGAACGTCCATGTTGCCATTCAGAAATCGAAAGACACTATCGATCCAGCATCAGATCATGCCGTGACGTTCGATAACCTTACGAATATTACGATCGCCCCAGGAGGTTATGTAACGAGTGACCCGATCAAGATGACTGCACCACCATTAAGCAGCCTTGAAGTAAGTGTCGTATTGCCCGAACAGAAAATTGATGGGATCACATTCCACGGCACAGCAGTTTCCAGCACATACATAGCCACTGGCGATCACGCTCAAGATCCATCGATTCCTGTTGCGGAGGTAACTCATTCCTGGTATTTCCTGAAGAACATCCAGGTGAAAAAGGAAAAGGGTTCTGCAGCGATTGTCGCAATCGGCGATTCGATAACAGATGGATCGTTCTCTGAATATGACGTGAACCATCGGTGGACTGATCGCTTGGCGGAGCGCTTGGTACACAATCGAGGGACAAAACATCTATCTGTTATGAATGCGGGCATTGGAGGAAACCGCCTACTACATAACTACATAGGCCAACGAGCGTTGGATCGATTTGATCGAGATGTATTATCGGCACCGGGCGTGAAGTACATCGTGCTGTTAGAAGGTATCAACGATATTGGCTTCACAGGCAAGCCGCGTGGAAAAGGGGATCAGATTACCATCGAAGAGCTTATTGCAGCAATGAAACAACTTATAGATCGAGCTCATGCAAAAGGGTTGGAAATTTTTGGAGCTACGCTGACTCCATATGAGGGCGCTCGCTACTCTACACCCGAAGGTGAACAGATGCGCCAGACCATGAATGCATTCATTCGCAAATCGGGTAATTTCGACGGTGTTATCGATTTCGATAAGGCGGTTCGCGACCCGGGCAATTCGACGGCACTGTTTGCAAAATATGATCACGGTGATCATTTGCATCCTTCCGATGCTGGCTACATAGCCATGGGAGATGCAATAGATCTGTCGCTCTTTTCAGTGAATCCGCAAAAAGCAAACAAGTCGGGTGATTGA
- a CDS encoding type II toxin-antitoxin system RelE/ParE family toxin, which translates to MDVRFKDPKLDRLETDPTYDAGFSQAIVTAYRSRMQVIRAASDERVFYSLKSLHFEKLKGNRSSQHSMRLNKQWRLIIEFEGVAPNKLVAVISIEDYH; encoded by the coding sequence ATGGATGTTCGTTTCAAAGATCCAAAGCTCGATCGGCTGGAGACGGATCCGACCTACGATGCCGGTTTCTCCCAAGCGATCGTGACGGCGTACCGGAGCAGGATGCAGGTCATCCGGGCAGCTTCGGACGAACGGGTCTTTTACAGCTTGAAGTCTTTGCATTTTGAAAAATTGAAGGGCAATCGCAGCTCCCAGCATTCGATGAGGTTGAACAAGCAGTGGCGTTTGATTATCGAGTTTGAAGGAGTAGCGCCCAACAAGCTCGTCGCGGTGATAAGCATCGAAGACTACCACTGA
- a CDS encoding HigA family addiction module antitoxin, whose protein sequence is MIVEVMDRTPAEVFPPGEFIREEIEARGWSQVELAEILGRPPRLVSELIAGKRAITPETAKGLGEAFNTGAQFWMNLESSYRLAQVKQDSSNSVARRAKLYEKAPVKEMMRRYWIQPTENIDVLEKSVMDFLHIKSLDDQPQLLPHAARKSTSYIEHTPAEQAWLFRARQLAQAVDVKSFSEASFTTALARLKTLLRDPEDVRQVPRVLADAGVRFLVVETLPQTRIDGACLWLNDKSPVIAVSLRFDRIDGFWHTLLHECAHVKHKDGLEAGGLLDLDLVGEGSGTGEEKPAIEKRADDFAANFSIQKSDLDNFILRVRPLFSKTKIQGLSARLNVHQGIVVGQLQHRKAIPYSHSREMLAKVRHIVTEAALTDGFGSFLTTAV, encoded by the coding sequence ATGATCGTGGAGGTAATGGACAGAACTCCGGCTGAGGTATTTCCTCCGGGTGAGTTCATTCGGGAGGAGATTGAAGCGCGTGGATGGAGCCAGGTAGAACTTGCAGAGATTCTCGGGCGTCCTCCCCGCTTAGTAAGTGAACTGATTGCCGGCAAGCGGGCAATCACGCCGGAAACGGCGAAGGGATTGGGAGAGGCTTTCAATACCGGAGCACAGTTCTGGATGAACCTGGAAAGTTCGTACCGGCTTGCTCAGGTTAAGCAGGACAGCAGCAATTCAGTAGCGCGACGAGCGAAGCTGTACGAAAAAGCTCCGGTAAAAGAGATGATGCGGCGGTACTGGATTCAGCCGACCGAGAACATCGACGTTCTGGAGAAGAGTGTGATGGACTTCCTGCATATCAAATCTCTTGATGACCAACCGCAGTTGTTGCCTCACGCAGCACGGAAGTCCACTTCTTACATCGAACACACTCCTGCGGAGCAGGCGTGGCTCTTTCGTGCGCGACAACTCGCGCAGGCAGTGGATGTGAAGTCGTTCTCGGAGGCGTCCTTCACCACTGCTCTTGCACGGCTCAAAACCCTGTTGCGTGATCCTGAAGACGTGCGCCAGGTACCACGAGTCTTGGCCGATGCAGGCGTTCGGTTTCTGGTCGTTGAGACATTGCCACAAACCCGAATAGATGGCGCGTGTCTCTGGCTGAATGACAAATCCCCGGTAATCGCAGTGTCACTACGGTTTGATCGCATCGATGGATTCTGGCATACGCTTTTGCACGAGTGCGCACATGTGAAACATAAAGATGGCCTGGAAGCTGGAGGTCTACTCGACTTGGATCTAGTAGGAGAAGGCTCTGGCACCGGCGAAGAAAAACCTGCAATTGAAAAGCGCGCTGATGACTTCGCTGCTAACTTCTCGATTCAGAAAAGCGACCTCGACAATTTCATTTTGAGAGTTCGGCCGCTCTTCTCGAAGACGAAGATTCAAGGCTTATCAGCTCGGCTGAATGTTCATCAAGGTATAGTCGTCGGCCAACTCCAACATCGCAAAGCAATCCCATATTCGCATAGTCGGGAAATGCTAGCGAAGGTACGACACATCGTGACCGAAGCAGCACTGACGGATGGGTTTGGCAGTTTTTTGACAACAGCGGTTTGA